The following proteins come from a genomic window of Trichoplusia ni isolate ovarian cell line Hi5 chromosome 16, tn1, whole genome shotgun sequence:
- the LOC113502060 gene encoding uncharacterized protein LOC113502060, whose product MKGEPSHDVQSEVLQGKAEVCEVAKRPQTDIGSSKKSIHTRVSSVSNKSSIEARKKQLLYEAAKEKAEIVKKEAETQKQLVEMKLAAELAALEDQHSSRQSSRHQPSDGHSVRTLDKVQEWLERSHVSDRNFTSQNQQPEKEVGHSGEIEMKTLVSALHQATSQNQQLMSRFATSKDLPQFYGDALEWLGFKQAYDESTEFCKYSDAENMWRLRKALRGEAKETVLSLLNGNTCPKTVIEALELRFGRPEVIINKITYQLRKMTPLSQNYHQDIVSFAIKIRNFVAAAQAVNQIDYLRSPELISSVLIKCPSALINKWADYYNVHLKTETPKLEILANFLYEEASKISTAGLTHIHSQYENKKKPEDRKHHALLLTEKQESSYKCKFCRSGNHKLTECTRFKRAMTKDRWRFVRANHLCHKCLLASHNRDTCSEPACGIGECSLPHHRYLHWKTKTECSTKNSDTKSSENRPITESDKTVNQNNIVRSVTSDYSETVTYTNNMNNASVCLKVVPVKVYGPRGMLNTYALLDDGATISLISSEVANRVGLQGEKQTLSVRGAWDSKLTCNSEIIKCKIINQNNESYELCARKISELNLPLQKLSDINMKNYKHLYQISAKLTCLKDVKPTLLIGQDNYHLISPIKIIMGHNKKSEPCATLTPLGWCIHGVYRNQSQLLSPECVMITATEQQANNAALVACSPPAADSIGGGVAVTTTTTATHTQDVPTSANSPRNHIQIPAESCTAIHTDLKTDAQLHELVRKSFMFESIGVHNKSRQNKSDLTAIEIVNKSARLIEGRWEIGLPWKDENVKMVDSYPNAYRRLKTAERKMMSDKDYNLRYKERIDHLFSNNYARVLEPNEDLSNVKKIWYLPHFGVDNPNKKKLRLVYDAAAKSCGQSLNDYLLPGPNLLESLLGIMLRFREKPIGLTGDIKDMFLRIKVRPEDQHALRFLWRDNPDEDIKKYVMTSLIFGANCSPFIAQHVKNLNAQRYSNAMPEAVQAIVKNHFMDDYIDCFDDADTAIKTMKQVSYIHQQGGFEIRNWTSNKMSVCHDMPTDTLSPAIVNFKGEVNDVYERTLGLLWYPNTDTFGFNLSLERIPKEILSGEKIPTKRELLRIVMSIFDIYGLLAPFTVNAKIIMQTSWKTNLQWDEEIKSTEFEIFNKWIVQLQRLKEIRIPRWYFRISTDKDNTNENDSYCKINKVCASETLQLHVFCDASPTAYAAVAYWRVHSNNNVCVSFIASKSRVAPLKPVTIPRLELQAAVLGCRLADTIQKEHRLRPIKRYLWTDSTTVLHWIKNENRNYNVFVANRLGELDELSSTHEWHYIPTEKNIADVATKINKYELRPECEWFRGPKFLYESDWFQQRSSAPETEKIQNEEICDVMHVCQTESTIPVANPENASSWLRLKRSTATMLLFIEKCKKNITKAIDTEIMKRAEILLLRYSQMEAFASEILLLKNKKPIQVNSRLRMLTPFIDREGLLRAGGRVEAASHISPEMKNPIILDGRNVIARLITKELHIRSAHGNNETVVNELRQKYWILNLRPTVRTVASRCLVCRIRKAKPCAPRMADLPDSRLAHHNRPFTHCGVDLFGPIEVTVGRRREQRYGVLFTCMTVRAVHIETVPSLTADSFIMALRRMASRRGWPQYMYSDNGTNLRGAEVELRNSFLESESKVNDELANIGIIWNFNSPVSPHKGGAWERLIRSVKTALKITLKERAPREEVLTTLLTEIEHTVNSRPLTHVSVDPECAEALTPNHFLIGTSSNLPVPGVFDDSDMYLRKMWRAAQRLADMFWQRWIKEVLPTLIPRQKWYLENDALKVGDVVVVVDPRSCRNTWPKGVVVNVYPGKDGRIRTVDIKTKTGVLTRPAARLALLPVA is encoded by the coding sequence ATGAAGGGAGAACCGTCACACGACGTGCAGTCCGAAGTGTTGCAAGGAAAAGCTGAAGTATGCGAAGTTGCAAAAAGACCACAGACTGACATCGGAAGTTCGAAGAAAAGTATACATACCAGAGTTTCCTCAGTCTCCAATAAAAGTTCTATCGAAGCccgtaaaaaacaattattatacgaAGCAGCGAAAGAGAAAGCAGAAATAGTGAAAAAGGAAGCTGAAACTCAGAAGCAACTCGTAGAGATGAAGCTAGCCGCCGAATTAGCTGCTCTCGAGGACCAGCACAGCAGTCGCCAGAGTTCTCGACATCAGCCCAGTGATGGTCACTCGGTGCGGACATTGGACAAAGTGCAAGAGTGGCTCGAACGTAGTCATGTGTCTGATAGGAACTTTACCAGTCAAAATCAACAACCTGAAAAAGAGGTCGGCCATAGTGGTGAAATCGAAATGAAGACGTTGGTTAGTGCCTTACACCAGGCTACCTCACAAAATCAACAGTTGATGTCCCGATTCGCTACTTCGAAAGATTTACCGCAGTTCTACGGCGATGCACTCGAGTGGCTCGGCTTTAAACAGGCTTACGACGAGTCAACGGAATTTTGCAAATATAGTGACGCAGAAAACATGTGGAGGTTACGCAAAGCTCTTCGTGGAGAAGCAAAAGAAACAGTGTTATCACTTCTCAACGGAAACACGTGCCCGAAAACCGTCATAGAAGCACTAGAACTTCGTTTCGGCAGGCccgaagtaataataaataaaataacatatcaGTTACGGAAAATGACTCCTTTATCACAAAATTACCATCAAGATATAGTTTCTTTcgcaattaaaattagaaattttgtAGCCGCAGCGCAAGCAGTGAATCAAATCGATTATTTAAGAAGTCCGGAACTCATATCGTCAGTATTGATAAAGTGTCCCAGCGCTCTTATCAACAAGTGGGCTGATTATTACAACGTACATTTGAAAACAGAAACCCCAAAGTTGGAAATACTCGCCAATTTTCTATATGAAGAAGCCAGTAAAATATCCACCGCCGGATTGACTCACATTCACAgtcaatatgaaaataaaaagaagccCGAAGACAGAAAACATCATGCGTTATTGTTGACTGAGAAACAAGAATCTTCCTACAAGTGCAAATTTTGTCGTAGCGGTAATCACAAACTAACCGAGTGCACGCGGTTCAAACGCGCTATGACTAAGGATCGATGGCGATTTGTGCGCGCCAACCATCTATGCCACAAGTGTCTACTGGCATCACACAACCGCGACACCTGCTCAGAGCCCGCATGCGGCATAGGCGAGTGTTCGCTACCGCATCATCGTTACCTACACTGGAAAACAAAAACTGAGTGTTCAACAAAAAACAGTGATACAAAATCCAGTGAAAATAGACCGATAACAGAAAGTGATAAAACCGTAAACCAAAACAATATAGTGCGTTCCGTGACTAGCGACTACTCAGAAACTGTGACATACACGAACAATATGAACAATGCCTCAGTGTGTCTTAAAGTAGTTCCTGTAAAAGTGTACGGTCCACGCGGCATGTTAAATACCTACGCGCTGTTAGATGACGGTGCGACGATATCGTTAATATCTAGTGAAGTTGCCAATCGCGTAGGCTTACAGGGCGAGAAACAGACATTGTCCGTCCGAGGAGCATGGGACTCCAAATTAACATGTaacagtgaaataataaaatgtaaaattattaatcaaaacaatGAGTCATATGAACTATGTGCAAGAAAAATAAGTGAACTAAATCTACCGTTACAAAAATTATCGGACATTAACatgaaaaactataaacatttatatcaaataagTGCTAAATTAACGTGTCTTAAGGACGTGAAACCAACATTATTAATTGGACaagataattatcatttaatatccccaataaaaataataatgggcCATAATAAGAAAAGTGAACCCTGTGCGACTTTAACCCCATTAGGGTGGTGCATACATGGCGTGTACCGCAACCAAAGTCAACTATTATCACCCGAATGCGTAATGATAACGGCGACGGAACAACAAGCAAACAACGCTGCGCTCGTCGCCTGTAGTCCTCCCGCCGCCGATAGCATAGGCGGTGGCGTCGCTGTTACCACTACGACGACAGCTACGCACACACAGGATGTACCCACGAGCGCGAACTCTCCGCGCAATCACATTCAAATTCCCGCCGAAAGTTGCACTGCGATACACACGGACCTCAAGACTGACGCACAACTTCACGAACTGGTTCGCAAGTCGTTTATGTTTGAGAGCATCGGTGTTCACAATAAAtcaagacaaaataaaagcGATTTAACTGCAATAGAAATAGTGAATAAATCCGCTAGACTCATAGAAGGAAGATGGGAAATTGGTTTACCCTGGAaagatgaaaatgttaaaatggtGGATTCCTATCCCAACGCGTATAGAAGATTGAAAACAGCTGAAAGAAAAATGATGAGcgataaagattataatttgaGATACAAGGAAAGAATAGATCATTTATTTTCCAACAATTATGCTCGCGTTCTAGAGCCTAATGAAGACTTaagcaatgtaaaaaaaatatggtactTACCTCACTTTGGAGTTGACAATCCAAATAAGAAAAAGCTAAGGCTTGTATACGACGCTGCTGCAAAATCTTGTGGTCAGTCACTGAATGACTATTTGCTGCCTGGACCGAACTTGTTGGAGTCACTTCTCGGTATTATGTTGCGTTTTCGAGAGAAGCCTATCGGTCTCACGGGCGATATAAAGGACATGTTTCTTCGCATAAAAGTACGCCCAGAAGATCAACACGCCTTAAGATTTTTGTGGCGCGACAACCCAGATGAAGACATAAAAAAGTACGTTATGACATCACTTATATTTGGGGCTAACTGTTCACCGTTCATCGCTCAACACGTGAAGAATTTAAACGCTCAGCGGTACTCAAACGCAATGCCGGAGGCAGTTCAAGCGAtagtaaaaaatcattttatggaCGATTACATTGACTGCTTTGATGATGCCGATACagcaataaaaactatgaaacaAGTATCGTATATTCACCAGCAAGGAGGGTTTGAAATAAGAAATTGGACGTCGAACAAAATGTCCGTGTGTCACGACATGCCTACTGATACTTTGAGTCCGGCCATTGTTAACTTTAAAGGCGAAGTGAACGACGTGTACGAGCGTACTCTCGGGTTATTGTGGTACCCAAATACTGATACCTTTGGCTTCAACTTATCACTAGAAAGGATACCTAAAGAAATATTATCAGGCGAGAAGATACCTACGAAACGAGAATTATTACGAATAGTTATGTCTATATTTGATATCTATGGCCTTCTAGCGCCTTTTACTGTGAatgctaaaataataatgcaaactTCATGGAAGACAAATCTCCAATGggatgaagaaataaaaagtacagaattcgagatatttaataaatggaTTGTTCAATTACAAAGATTGAAAGAAATTAGAATACCAAGATGGTACTTCCGTATTTCTACTGATAAAGATAACACAAACGAAAACGATTCGTATTGCAAGATAAATAAAGTGTGTGCGAGTGAGACGTTACAATTACACGTATTTTGTGACGCTTCGCCGACAGCGTATGCCGCGGTTGCATATTGGCGCGTGCATAGCAACAACAATGTGTGCGTGTCATTTATAGCCAGTAAAAGCAGAGTTGCACCGCTAAAACCAGTAACCATCCCGAGGCTGGAGTTACAGGCTGCTGTACTTGGATGCCGTCTCGCTGATACAATACAAAAGGAACATAGACTTCGACCAATAAAAAGATACTTATGGACAGACTCGACGACCGTATTGCATTGGATTAAAAACGAAAATCGAAACTACAATGTGTTTGTAGCCAACAGACTTGGTGAATTGGATGAATTAAGCAGTACGCACGAGTGGCACTATATACCTACAGAGAAAAATATAGCAGACGTAgcaacaaagataaataaatacgagtTGCGCCCGGAATGCGAGTGGTTCCGCGGCCCGAAGTTCCTGTACGAGAGTGATTGGTTTCAACAGCGTTCATCAGCAcctgaaacagaaaaaatacagaatGAAGAAATATGTGACGTCATGCATGTTTGTCAAACAGAAAGTACCATACCTGTTGCTAATCCTGAAAATGCATCATCGTGGCTCCGTTTAAAAAGGTCGACTGCAAccatgttattgtttattgaaaaatgtaagaaaaatatcacaaagGCGATTGACACGGAAATTATGAAACGTGCAGAGATATTGTTATTACGCTATAGTCAAATGGAAGCGTTTGCTTCGGAAATTctattactgaaaaataaaaaacctattcaAGTTAACAGCAGACTGCGTATGTTAACTCCGTTCATCGATAGAGAAGGTCTACTGCGAGCAGGAGGGCGAGTCGAAGCTGCCTCGCACATATCACCTGAAATGAAAAACCCAATAATATTAGACGGAAGAAACGTGATTGCTAGACTTATAACTAAAGAATTACATATAAGAAGTGCACACGGAAATAACGAAACAGTGGTCAATGAACTCagacaaaaatattggatattgaACCTACGACCTACGGTACGTACTGTCGCTTCCCGCTGTTTAGTGTGTCGTATAAGAAAGGCTAAGCCTTGCGCGCCGCGCATGGCCGACTTACCTGACAGTAGATTGGCGCATCATAATAGGCCGTTTACTCATTGCGGCGTTGATTTATTTGGTCCAATTGAAGTTACGGTGGGGCGTCGCAGAGAGCAGCGGTACGGAGTGTTATTTACCTGCATGACTGTGCGCGCAGTACATATTGAAACAGTCCCATCACTGACAGCTGACTCATTTATAATGGCGCTAAGAAGGATGGCGTCCCGACGTGGTTGGCCGCAATATATGTACTCCGATAATGGTACGAATCTGCGTGGAGCAGAAGTGGAACTCAGAAATTCGTTCCTGGAATCTGAGAGCAAGGTCAACGATGAATTAGCAAATATTGGCATAATATGGAACTTTAACTCACCTGTCAGTCCGCATAAAGGTGGAGCCTGGGAGCGCCTCATCAGAAGTGTGAAAACGGCcctgaaaataactttaaaagaaagAGCACCGCGGGAAGAAGTTCTCACGACTTTACTTACCGAAATAGAACACACGGTTAACAGTAGGCCGCTCACGCATGTATCAGTAGACCCTGAATGTGCAGAAGCTCTAACACCGAATCATTTTTTGATTGGTACTTCGTCAAACTTACCGGTGCCCGGAGTCTTCGACGACAGCGACATGTACCTACGTAAGATGTGGCGTGCTGCCCAGCGACTCGCCGACATGTTCTGGCAGCGATGGATCAAGGAGGTGCTGCCTACCTTGATCCCGCGACAAAAGTGGTACTTAGAAAATGACGCCCTAAAAGTCGGCGATGTGGTTGTAGTTGTCGACCCTAGGTCATGTAGAAATACCTGGCCAAAAGGAGTGGTCGTCAACGTCTATCCAGGGAAAGACGGACGAATTCGAACGGTAGACATCAAAACTAAAACTGGTGTATTAACTCGTCCGGCCGCTAGATTGGCACTACTTCCAGTTGCATAA